The following proteins come from a genomic window of Heptranchias perlo isolate sHepPer1 chromosome 14, sHepPer1.hap1, whole genome shotgun sequence:
- the pwwp2a gene encoding PWWP domain-containing protein 2A — protein sequence MAAVGVGAAAVKLLVGSEVRVTVDHIVDDALVVSLRFEERLFSGVLMDISRRFGPYGIPVTVLPKREYKDKADLLQLQCEPFQQQTQQNSKSTGTCLEEATLVPSTQPSVAESLWTAKPAPLFYEGAPYPPPLFIRHTYNQSIPQPPPRRIKRPKRKMFREESTSIMNSIKLRPRQVLCDRCKNSISADKKELRRGGSTNDTSRNEDKKRKNDSMPAMSKRLKTDHKVEAKTQCDSQKRNTVIKISNLSPGKGKVVKISSQVHSSKVQLNPKKVLQNKNVDHTKAREVLKMAKEKVQKKQQQEVSSSGDTIPKVHFTRRFQTTNSGSLPPRIRLKPQRYRNEENDSAYKAKLERVRSCKTASKAPPRCTSSRSAGEQPSEKDSPTKGLEQSTDENKDTREITWPCEQDEKQLGKRGSRGNITVYMTYSQNKSDSSTFSVCSSDSADDLKSSNSECSSTETFDFPPGSMHVPCSSSSSSKEEKLTNSLKVKVFTKNVSKCVTPDGKTICVGDIVWAKIYGFPWWPARILTITVTRKDNGFLVRQEARISWFGSPTTSFLALSQVSPFLENFQSRFNKKRKGLYRKAITEAAKAAKQLTPEVRALLTQFET from the exons ATGGCGGCCGTGGGTGTTGGCGCCGCCGCGGTGAAACTCCTGGTGGGCTCCGAAGTGAGGGTGACGGTGGATCACATCGTCGACGATGCGTTGGTCGTGTCCCTTCGCTTCGAGGAGAGGCTCTTCTCAGGGGTTCTAATGGACATTTCTAGAAG GTTTGGGCCATATGGAATTCCTGTGACTGTGCTTCCAAAAAGGGAATACAAGGATAAAGCTGACCTATTGCAACTTCAGTGTGAACCATTCCAGCAACAGACCCAGCAAAATTCAAAATCTACAGGTACTTGTCTTGAAGAAGCAACTCTGGTACCCTCCACACAACCTAGTGTGGCTGAAAGCCTGTGGACTGCAAAACCTGCACCATTATTTTATGAAGGAGCACCTTACCCTCCTCCTTTGTTTATCAGACATACATATAACCAGTCTATACCTCAGCCTCCTCCAAGAAGGATTAAGCGACCTAAAAGGAAAATGTTCAGAGAAGAGTCTACTTCTATAATGAACTCCATTAAACTTAGACCAAGACAAGTTTTGTGTGACCGATGCAAAAATAGTATTTCTGCAGATAAAAAGGAATTGAGAAGGGGTGGCAGCACAAATGACACTTCTCGAAATGAGGACAAAAAACGAAAAAATGACAGTATGCCTGCAATGTCAAAGAGACTGAAAACGGACCACAAAGTGGAAGCGAAAACTCAGTGCGATAGTCAGAAGCGAAATACTGTCATTAAAATTTCAAATCTATCTCCAGGCAAGGGCAAAGTAGTCAAAATTTCTTCTCAAGTACACAGTTCTAAAGTGCAGTTGAATCCCAAGAAAGTGCTACAGAACAAGAATGTAGATCACACAAAAGCCAGGGAAGTGTTGAAAATGGCCAAAGAGAAAGTTCAAAAGAAACAGCAGCAGGAAGTTTCATCTTCTGGTGATACCATTCCAAAAGTTCATTTTACACGGCGCTTTCAAACCACCAAttctggctctctccctccacgGATTCGCTTAAAGCCACAGAGATACAGGAATGAAGAAAATGACTCTGCTTACAAGGCTAAACTTGAGAGGGTACGCAGCTGCAAGACAGCCTCTAAAGCGCCGCCTCGCTGCACCTCCTCCCGCTCAGCAGGTGAGCAGCCTTCTGAAAAAGATAGTCCCACAAAAGGGTTGGAACAGTCCACTGATGAGAATAAAGACACCAGGGAAATAACATGGCCTTGTGAGCAGGATGAAAAACAGTTGGGGAAAAGGGGcagcagaggcaatataaccgTTTATATGACCTACAGTCAAAATAAATCAGACTCTTCCACCTTTTCAGTTTGTAGTAGTGATAGCGCAGATGATCTAAAATCCTCCAACTCAGAATGTAGTTCTACTGAAACATTTGACTTTCCTCCAGGCAGCATGCATGtaccttgctcctcctcctcctcctcaaaagAAGAAAAACTCACTAATTCCTTGAAAGTGAAAGTCTTTACCAAAAATGTCTCTAAGTGTGTGACTCCAGATGGCAAGACCATATGTGTAGGGGACATTGTTTGGGCCAAGATTTACGGCTTCCCCTGGTGGCCTGCCCGCATACTTACTATAACTGTAACCCGGAAAGATAATGGCTTTTTAGTAAGACAGGAGGCCAGAATTTCATGGTTTGGGTCCCCAACAACATCTTTCCTGGCTCTTTCACAAGTCTCCCCGTTTTTAGAAAACTTCCAGTCACGGTTTAACAAGAAGAGAAAGGGCCTTTACCGTAAGGCCATCACAGAGGCAGCCAAGGCTGCAAAGCAGCTGACACCTGAGGTGCGGGCCCTGCTGACACAGTTTGAAACATGA